A genomic segment from Pectinophora gossypiella chromosome 3, ilPecGoss1.1, whole genome shotgun sequence encodes:
- the LOC126381231 gene encoding ichor, translating to MGFQDTQTPLSRGRVAASKYGGGGVSVGAGVRRGVKCPDDLVLGCWLEPKPEPDPPPPHDLLDSLLAPPPLAELKPLPPFTGYTGHLSINGISGHHYHAIAQRLPEENNNYPTQSGYGADHDVVSSSTCAADAEPPDLEDVKPFALDDTKPFETTPPGAPDSCAASCSPPAKIFEDSQKQDMYDISSIEDIAAIIGSAMADTTVHSQPEETETNDSRDSWMDIDAWIAGACNQHGDKIVPQDLTEFGLPSSPLSTPQNNHHSNLEFSCKNQEFSKSQEFLHKNLGQAGSTLQTLLTHGYMPLLQNRLQNGPPVKQEAPSSTSYGMDVISTSSPPGNAVSTTDGVGGLLNGRYASHYALSLKQDGLCSPERLLGYPHAHTTTVTPSNKSKRSRAKAKQQNNGANIHGSLAFPSTAAELSGLLGKEKPVHRCGICNRGFLNKSNIKVHLRTHTGEKPFRCDVCAKAFRQKAHLIKHQQIHKRIGRD from the coding sequence CGCGGCAGGGTGGCGGCGTCCAAGTATGGCGGCGGCGGGGTGTCGGTGGGCGCGGGAGTGCGGCGCGGCGTGAAGTGCCCCGACGACCTGGTGCTGGGCTGCTGGCTCGAGCCCAAGCCCGAGCCCGATCCGCCGCCCCCACACGACCTGCTCGACTCGCTGCTCGCCCCACCCCCCCTCGCCGAGCTCAAGCCCCTCCCTCCCTTCACCGGCTACACCGGACACCTCTCCATCAACGGCATCTCCGGCCACCACTACCATGCCATCGCGCAGCGCCTGCCCGAGGAGAATAACAACTACCCCACGCAGAGCGGCTACGGCGCCGACCATGACGTCGTTTCGTCGTCCACGTGCGCCGCAGACGCTGAGCCCCCCGACTTAGAAGACGTGAAGCCCTTCGCGCTCGACGACACCAAGCCCTTCGAGACCACGCCCCCCGGTGCGCCGGACTCTTGTGCCGCTTCCTGCTCCCCGCCCGCCAAGATCTTCGAGGACAGCCAGAAGCAGGACATGTACGACATCAGCTCCATTGAGGACATCGCCGCCATCATCGGCTCTGCGATGGCCGACACGACGGTACATTCACAGCCAGAGGAGACGGAAACCAATGACTCTCGTGACAGTTGGATGGACATAGACGCGTGGATCGCGGGTGCTTGTAATCAACACGGAGACAAAATCGTTCCCCAGGATCTCACAGAATTCGGCCTTCCCAGCTCGCCCCTCTCGACGCCACAGAACAATCACCACAGCAATTTAGAGTTCTCCTGCAAAAATCAGGAGTTTTCCAAGAGTCAAGAGTTCCTCCATAAGAATCTTGGACAAGCCGGGTCCACTTTACAGACGTTATTAACTCATGGCTACATGCCACTGCTTCAGAACCGGCTTCAAAACGGCCCCCCGGTGAAGCAAGAAGCGCCGAGCTCGACGAGCTACGGCATGGATGTGATATCGACGTCGTCGCCGCCCGGCAACGCGGTGTCCACGACGGACGGCGTCGGCGGGTTGCTCAACGGCCGGTACGCGTCACATTATGCGCTCAGTTTGAAGCAGGACGGACTTTGCAGTCCAGAACGATTACTGGGCTACCCGCACGCACACACGACGACTGTCACACCGTCGAATAAGAGTAAAAGAAGTCGAGCGAAAGCGAAGCAGCAGAATAACGGAGCGAACATTCACGGGAGCCTGGCGTTCCCGTCGACAGCGGCGGAGCTGAGCGGGCTGCTGGGCAAGGAGAAGCCTGTGCACCGGTGCGGGATATGCAACCGAGGGTTCCTTAACAAGTCCAACATCAAGGTGCACCTCAGAACACATACGGGGGAGAAGCCGTTCAGGTGCGACGTGTGCGCGAAGGCGTTCAGACAGAAGGCGCATCTCATTAAGCACCAGCAGATACACAAGAGGATCGGGCGGGACTga